In Sebaldella termitidis ATCC 33386, one DNA window encodes the following:
- a CDS encoding glycyl radical protein: MGIFLEFKPKNDGMDIERIHRLQQKMEKRKASICSERAVLFTESFSATEGEDYVLRKAKAFAHVLKNMSIYIEDDSLIFGNQAARNFAAPIFPEYSFNWVIDELDEFEKRTGDIFYIDEKDKKELRKLQNYWSGQTHQDEVVRTTPERIVLSEKQGVLHRGGISMSGDGHIVPDHELILKKGFRGIINEAKEKLKTADNEEAEIFYNSVIITLEAALDFIKRYGRLAEEMAEKETDIKRKNELLEIGKMCRTLMEQPAQSFYEGCEICYLVHMLQMIESNGHSFCYGRFDQYMYELYKKDIENGVISKEKALEIITHMFLMNSSNNKIRPYGHTKFSQGYPLYSNLMVGGRKPDGEDGTNDLSYLCIEAMNLTSMAEPNFSMRYNEDTPDDLVRLAAKLIRTGCGMPSMFNDEVVVKGLTDIGIKKEDALDYCAIGCVETGVPGKYGHRATGMTYVNWGKLVELVLNNGKDPKSGIQLISVNGQDNTNIDYKNYDELWSAWEKLLKYYSDLAVECDSICDRSLAKYDASPFASCFIDNCMEVGKTLKNGGCKYDVISQSNIGPSVVGNSFAAVKKLIFEDKKLTFKELKAAMEADWKGDEAEKIHKLVKNVPKFGNDDDYVDYIVKDVFNSYLDLLPSYKTERTGKGPELSCYTMSTSNITSYVPNGLDVGATPDGRRAKSPLNEGCSPTQGTDKNGPTAVINSVSKLPNSRVAAGQLLNMRFSPGSLEGDDNLEKFVGFLKASVKKGIYHNQFNIVDSKVLLDAKENPENYTDLIVRVAGYCAQFVSLMPEAQDAIIARTENKW, translated from the coding sequence ATGGGAATTTTTTTAGAGTTTAAGCCGAAAAATGATGGTATGGACATAGAAAGAATCCATCGTCTGCAGCAGAAAATGGAGAAAAGAAAAGCCAGTATATGCAGTGAAAGAGCGGTCTTGTTTACAGAATCTTTTTCAGCTACAGAAGGTGAAGATTATGTTCTGAGAAAGGCGAAAGCCTTTGCACATGTTTTAAAAAATATGAGTATTTATATCGAAGACGACAGTCTGATTTTTGGAAATCAGGCAGCCAGAAATTTTGCGGCACCGATTTTTCCTGAATATTCATTTAACTGGGTAATTGATGAGCTTGATGAATTTGAAAAGAGAACAGGAGACATATTTTATATAGATGAGAAGGATAAGAAGGAATTAAGAAAACTTCAGAATTACTGGTCAGGACAGACACATCAGGATGAGGTGGTAAGAACTACGCCTGAAAGAATAGTTCTGTCAGAAAAGCAGGGAGTCCTCCACAGAGGCGGGATATCAATGTCAGGAGACGGTCATATAGTGCCGGATCATGAGCTGATTTTGAAAAAAGGTTTCAGAGGGATAATTAATGAAGCTAAAGAAAAACTAAAAACAGCGGATAATGAAGAAGCTGAGATTTTCTATAATTCAGTAATTATAACTCTTGAAGCGGCTCTGGATTTTATTAAGCGTTATGGTCGACTGGCAGAAGAAATGGCGGAAAAAGAAACAGATATTAAAAGGAAAAATGAGCTTCTGGAAATAGGGAAAATGTGCAGAACTCTGATGGAACAGCCTGCACAGAGCTTTTATGAAGGGTGCGAGATATGCTATCTGGTTCATATGCTCCAGATGATAGAAAGCAACGGACACTCCTTCTGTTACGGCAGATTTGACCAGTACATGTATGAGCTGTATAAAAAGGATATTGAAAATGGTGTCATTAGTAAGGAAAAAGCACTTGAAATTATTACTCATATGTTTTTGATGAACAGCAGCAATAATAAAATAAGACCATATGGACATACGAAATTTTCTCAGGGATATCCGCTTTATTCCAATCTGATGGTAGGGGGAAGAAAGCCTGACGGGGAAGACGGAACTAATGATTTATCATATCTCTGCATAGAAGCAATGAATCTTACTTCTATGGCAGAGCCAAATTTCTCAATGCGTTATAATGAGGATACACCCGATGATCTTGTACGTCTTGCTGCAAAGCTTATCAGAACAGGCTGCGGCATGCCGTCGATGTTTAATGACGAGGTAGTGGTAAAAGGACTGACAGATATCGGTATAAAAAAAGAAGATGCCTTGGATTACTGTGCAATAGGGTGTGTAGAAACAGGAGTGCCGGGAAAATACGGGCATAGAGCTACAGGTATGACATATGTAAACTGGGGTAAGCTTGTGGAGCTGGTATTAAATAACGGAAAAGATCCGAAAAGCGGCATACAGTTAATTTCCGTAAACGGACAGGATAATACGAATATTGACTATAAGAATTATGATGAACTATGGAGTGCATGGGAAAAGCTTCTGAAATATTATTCGGATTTAGCTGTGGAATGCGACTCTATATGTGACCGTTCTCTGGCAAAATATGATGCTTCACCGTTTGCCTCATGCTTTATAGATAATTGTATGGAAGTGGGCAAGACGCTGAAAAACGGCGGGTGCAAATATGATGTTATATCACAGTCAAATATAGGACCCAGTGTAGTGGGAAATTCATTTGCAGCAGTTAAAAAGCTTATATTTGAGGATAAAAAGCTGACATTTAAGGAGCTTAAGGCTGCAATGGAAGCAGACTGGAAGGGAGACGAGGCTGAAAAAATACATAAGCTTGTAAAAAATGTGCCAAAATTTGGAAATGATGATGACTATGTAGACTATATTGTAAAAGATGTATTTAACTCATACCTGGATCTTCTTCCTTCATATAAAACGGAGCGTACGGGAAAAGGACCGGAATTGAGCTGTTACACTATGTCTACATCAAATATAACTTCTTATGTGCCTAACGGACTTGATGTGGGAGCCACACCTGACGGAAGAAGAGCTAAAAGTCCTTTGAATGAGGGGTGTTCTCCGACTCAGGGAACTGATAAAAACGGTCCTACAGCAGTTATTAACTCTGTCTCAAAGCTGCCTAATTCCAGAGTAGCGGCAGGACAGCTTCTGAATATGAGATTTTCACCCGGATCACTGGAAGGAGACGATAATCTGGAAAAGTTCGTGGGCTTCTTAAAGGCAAGCGTGAAAAAAGGAATATATCATAATCAGTTCAATATAGTGGATTCAAAAGTTCTGCTTGACGCAAAGGAAAATCCGGAGAATTATACTGACCTGATAGTACGTGTAGCCGGATACTGCGCACAGTTTGTATCATTGATGCCTGAAGCGCAGGACGCTATTATCGCAAGAACTGAAAATAAGTGGTGA
- a CDS encoding DeoR/GlpR family DNA-binding transcription regulator — MLASERLMYIKQQLDRRKVLNLRDITSELNVSESTIRRDFEELEKQGVLKRVHGGVIKAKMESILSDTMELTMDEKAILNMETKKKICYEASKLVKDGNCVFVDGGTSLMYMLDYLCDKNVKIVTHSVLNVHNILNSKAEIIVIGGKYIPNYKMNVGPISIETMEKFNFDYSFIGCTGIDLSERTVFTADMETAAIKQIAIKNALSSYLLIDSSKLDVRGFYKFSDLNSFDAVFTDEYPDDAEKIENVVVCKNN, encoded by the coding sequence ATGCTGGCTTCAGAAAGATTAATGTATATAAAACAACAGCTGGACAGAAGAAAGGTGCTGAATCTGAGGGATATAACCAGTGAGCTGAATGTGTCAGAATCTACCATCAGAAGAGATTTTGAAGAGCTGGAAAAGCAGGGTGTGCTGAAAAGAGTTCACGGCGGGGTTATCAAAGCAAAAATGGAATCTATATTATCTGATACTATGGAGCTTACCATGGATGAAAAAGCAATACTGAATATGGAAACAAAGAAAAAGATATGTTATGAAGCTTCTAAGCTGGTGAAAGACGGAAACTGTGTCTTTGTAGATGGCGGGACAAGCCTTATGTATATGCTTGACTATTTATGTGATAAAAATGTTAAGATAGTAACACACAGCGTTCTGAATGTTCATAACATACTTAATTCAAAAGCTGAGATAATAGTAATAGGCGGAAAATATATCCCTAATTATAAAATGAATGTAGGGCCTATTTCCATAGAGACAATGGAAAAGTTTAATTTTGATTATTCATTTATCGGCTGTACAGGTATTGACCTTTCCGAGCGTACTGTCTTTACTGCTGATATGGAAACTGCTGCTATAAAACAGATAGCCATAAAAAATGCTTTAAGCAGTTATCTTTTGATAGATTCCAGCAAGCTGGACGTAAGAGGTTTTTACAAATTTTCAGATTTAAACAGTTTTGATGCCGTATTCACTGATGAATACCCTGATGATGCTGAGAAAATAGAGAATGTAGTCGTATGTAAGAATAACTGA
- the modD gene encoding ModD protein yields the protein MLYLSSEEIDRFIKEDVPYFDLTSHLLGIRDQPGKITYFIREEAVVCGTEEVKKIFKKLNIECTFYIPSGEKAKKNDILISGTGKAEDLHTAWKAGQNILDHCSGIATQTRRMVDIGNAMEPKVAVLTTRKGFPGTKALAIKSVLAGGGYPHRLGISETVLIFKQHLNFIGGMDGLAEKIKEIKQYCCEKKIIAEAESLEDGLRLAEMGVDGIQFDKLKPEELKEAVIWIKKKTPHISLLAAGGINEKNISAYVKTGVDGVVTTSLYNAKPADVGVKLEML from the coding sequence ATGTTATATTTAAGCAGTGAAGAAATAGACAGATTTATAAAAGAGGATGTACCTTACTTTGATTTAACAAGTCATTTGCTAGGAATAAGAGACCAGCCCGGAAAAATAACATATTTTATACGGGAAGAGGCTGTTGTCTGCGGAACAGAAGAAGTAAAGAAAATTTTTAAAAAATTAAATATAGAGTGTACTTTTTATATTCCGTCCGGTGAAAAGGCAAAGAAAAATGATATCCTGATATCGGGAACAGGAAAGGCGGAAGATCTGCATACGGCATGGAAAGCAGGGCAGAATATACTTGATCACTGTTCGGGGATAGCTACACAGACAAGAAGAATGGTAGATATAGGCAATGCAATGGAGCCAAAAGTAGCTGTTTTGACAACAAGAAAAGGATTTCCGGGAACCAAGGCACTGGCAATAAAATCAGTTCTGGCAGGCGGAGGATATCCGCACAGACTTGGAATTTCGGAGACAGTTCTGATTTTTAAACAGCATTTGAATTTTATCGGCGGTATGGACGGTCTGGCTGAAAAAATAAAAGAGATAAAACAATATTGCTGTGAAAAAAAGATAATAGCAGAGGCAGAATCTTTAGAGGACGGATTGAGACTGGCAGAGATGGGAGTAGACGGAATTCAGTTTGACAAATTAAAGCCTGAGGAATTGAAGGAAGCAGTGATATGGATAAAGAAAAAGACACCTCATATATCTCTTCTTGCAGCGGGAGGAATAAATGAGAAGAATATATCAGCTTATGTAAAAACAGGTGTGGATGGTGTGGTAACAACAAGCCTTTATAATGCTAAGCCTGCAGATGTAGGGGTAAAGCTGGAAATGCTGTAA
- a CDS encoding ATP-binding cassette domain-containing protein, translating to MLKIENLYLEIGKFKLGSINLTLGKEEYFVILGETGSGKTLFLESIAGKYHKLAGKIFLNNYELTKLPPEKRGIGFVYQNFELFSHMNVYQNIAFPLKIRKASKKEAEKNVSAIAEKLGILHLMQRDIGNLSGGEKQRTALARALIVKPGILLLDEPMSALDYITKKETQKLLKAIHKDYKPVVIHVTHDINEAVYLSERIGVMRNGRLGEIISVTDEIRKTGERFFYKYL from the coding sequence ATGCTGAAAATTGAAAATTTATATCTGGAGATAGGAAAATTTAAGCTTGGAAGTATAAATCTGACACTTGGAAAAGAGGAGTATTTTGTAATATTAGGTGAAACCGGTTCGGGAAAGACACTTTTTCTTGAAAGTATAGCAGGAAAATATCATAAGCTTGCAGGAAAAATTTTTTTAAATAATTATGAGCTTACAAAATTACCGCCGGAAAAAAGAGGAATAGGCTTTGTCTATCAGAATTTTGAATTATTCAGTCATATGAATGTATATCAGAACATAGCTTTTCCTTTAAAGATAAGAAAAGCTTCCAAAAAGGAAGCAGAAAAAAATGTATCGGCTATTGCAGAAAAGTTAGGAATACTACATTTGATGCAGAGAGACATAGGGAATCTCAGCGGCGGCGAAAAACAAAGAACTGCACTGGCAAGGGCATTGATTGTAAAGCCCGGGATACTGCTGCTGGATGAGCCGATGAGTGCTTTGGATTATATTACAAAAAAGGAAACACAAAAACTTCTGAAAGCAATACATAAAGATTACAAACCTGTAGTAATACATGTAACACATGATATTAACGAGGCGGTATATCTTTCTGAGAGAATAGGTGTGATGAGAAATGGGAGGCTTGGGGAAATAATAAGTGTAACTGATGAAATAAGAAAAACAGGAGAAAGATTTTTTTATAAATATTTGTAA
- a CDS encoding ABC transporter permease, with translation MIFILVFIFLTSPIIMLIIKGAAAVPVCLKSKEIRFSIFLSLRTSVISTVFCIVTAIPSAYFIFKTEKFKKIIIQILCIPMSLPHIVSGIALLLLFGRMGIGDFLNNYLNIDFIFTRQGIILAQIFVNLPFAVKQTVTAFEDINKKVLFVAKTLGCNDIQVFLYIILPLLKNTLLSVIIMTWTRALGEYGAVIMVAGATKMKTEIIPTSIMLNMSTGDLDLAIGISAVLIIISISCMLIFEYLFNKGKKYAEN, from the coding sequence ATGATTTTTATATTGGTATTTATATTTTTAACCAGCCCGATAATAATGCTTATCATAAAAGGGGCAGCAGCCGTGCCGGTTTGTCTGAAATCAAAGGAAATAAGATTTTCGATATTTCTGAGTCTGAGAACTTCGGTAATTTCTACGGTTTTCTGTATAGTGACAGCAATTCCAAGTGCTTACTTTATATTTAAAACAGAAAAATTCAAAAAAATAATAATACAGATATTATGTATTCCGATGTCACTGCCGCATATAGTATCTGGTATAGCCTTGCTGCTTTTATTCGGACGCATGGGGATAGGTGATTTTTTGAATAATTATCTGAATATTGATTTTATTTTTACCAGACAGGGAATAATTCTGGCTCAGATTTTTGTGAATTTACCCTTTGCTGTAAAGCAAACAGTAACGGCTTTTGAAGATATAAATAAAAAAGTATTGTTTGTGGCTAAAACACTAGGCTGCAATGATATACAGGTTTTTTTATACATAATTCTTCCTCTGCTTAAAAATACACTGTTATCAGTAATTATTATGACATGGACAAGAGCTTTGGGTGAGTATGGAGCAGTTATAATGGTGGCAGGCGCTACAAAAATGAAAACGGAGATAATACCGACTTCTATAATGCTGAATATGTCAACAGGGGATCTTGATCTGGCTATTGGTATTTCGGCAGTATTGATAATTATTTCCATATCTTGTATGTTAATCTTTGAATATTTATTTAATAAAGGAAAAAAATATGCTGAAAATTGA
- the modA gene encoding molybdate ABC transporter substrate-binding protein — MEKILKTLFFMTILTMILSCGTKNDTGVKETETKAAELTDDSVKEKEVLQVYSGAGLKKPMDEIAQLFEEQENVTIEFNYAGSGQLLTQLETTGKGDVYIVGSVPNYEAAKSKDLVLDYITVAHHTPAIVTLKGNPKEIKTLEDLGKKDVKVILGDEKASAIGKTAQEILKKNKLEIINDNVVSRAATVNEMVVQLTTGKADAMIATIDSVYGNDKLEITEIQPEKNIDQIIAGGIVKNSEKADMADKFIKFVSSEKGKEIFAKYGFKPVTE, encoded by the coding sequence ATGGAAAAAATCTTGAAAACACTGTTTTTCATGACAATACTTACAATGATTTTATCTTGCGGGACAAAAAATGATACAGGTGTTAAGGAAACAGAAACAAAAGCCGCTGAACTGACAGATGACAGTGTTAAAGAAAAAGAAGTACTGCAGGTATATTCAGGTGCAGGCTTGAAAAAGCCAATGGATGAGATAGCACAGCTTTTTGAGGAGCAGGAAAATGTTACGATAGAATTTAATTATGCAGGATCGGGTCAGCTTCTGACTCAGTTGGAAACCACCGGCAAAGGAGATGTCTATATAGTCGGTTCGGTACCGAATTACGAAGCAGCGAAAAGTAAGGATTTAGTCTTGGATTATATAACTGTAGCCCATCATACGCCGGCAATTGTAACATTAAAGGGAAATCCCAAAGAGATAAAAACATTGGAAGATCTTGGGAAAAAAGATGTGAAAGTTATTCTGGGAGATGAAAAAGCCAGTGCAATAGGAAAAACGGCACAGGAAATTTTAAAGAAAAATAAACTGGAAATTATTAATGATAATGTAGTTTCAAGAGCTGCAACAGTAAATGAAATGGTAGTTCAGCTGACTACAGGAAAGGCAGATGCAATGATAGCAACAATAGATTCGGTTTATGGAAATGACAAGCTGGAGATAACAGAAATACAGCCTGAAAAAAATATTGACCAGATTATAGCCGGAGGTATTGTAAAAAACAGCGAAAAAGCAGATATGGCAGATAAGTTTATTAAGTTTGTGTCTTCTGAAAAAGGGAAGGAAATATTTGCAAAATATGGTTTTAAACCAGTAACGGAATGA
- a CDS encoding ABC transporter ATP-binding protein, which translates to MLQKLLFLSDEGYKGLKKAIAACVLTNFSIMAAFGIVINIINEVIRPFVLDEGNMNTQKILVYFLAGIVLAVLQGFIYMNEYNKTYFNAYSESEDTRLDIAEHIRKLPLSFFNRKNLSEITVNMMEDCTRIENALSHVIPQLIGNVISATLVCIMLAVYDWRMAAAVYITLPVTALFIFLTKKIQIRYGERHVKAKLRVSDQVHEYIDGIKVVKAFNLGGEKFAALDRAMHNFMKESIIFEGITGTIVTTAVVFLQTGIGIVVFTGTNLLLSGSIPIISYILFILISVKIYSPLVTVLTLSASLNYFMVATKRMQTLRNEKEMLGRSDINIENFDFKLENVSFAYNADEVISDFSAHIKQGEVTALVGPSGSGKSTISHLLARFWDVSRGRITLGGTDIKEIEPEKLMTYMSFVFQDVVLFNDSVYNNIKIGNINASKEEIIEAAKRARCHEFIMEMPEGYDTVIGENGGTLSGGERQRISIARAILKNAPVILLDEATSSLDPENEVEIQTALSELVKEKTVVVIAHRLRTVVNADQILVLKDGKLEESGTHEKLMEKNGLYRQLYQIQQESSEWKFR; encoded by the coding sequence ATGCTGCAAAAATTATTATTTCTTTCTGATGAAGGATACAAAGGATTAAAAAAAGCCATTGCAGCCTGTGTATTGACTAATTTCTCCATAATGGCGGCATTTGGAATAGTAATAAACATTATAAATGAAGTAATAAGGCCTTTTGTACTTGACGAAGGAAACATGAACACGCAAAAAATCCTTGTTTATTTTTTGGCAGGAATTGTATTGGCAGTTTTGCAGGGATTTATATATATGAATGAATATAATAAAACTTATTTTAATGCATACAGCGAATCGGAAGATACGAGACTGGATATTGCAGAGCATATAAGAAAGCTTCCTCTGAGCTTTTTTAACAGGAAAAATCTGTCTGAAATAACAGTAAATATGATGGAGGACTGTACAAGAATAGAAAATGCCCTGTCGCATGTAATTCCGCAGCTTATAGGAAATGTGATTTCGGCAACTCTTGTTTGTATTATGCTGGCTGTTTATGACTGGAGAATGGCAGCAGCAGTTTATATAACACTGCCTGTAACAGCACTGTTTATATTCCTCACAAAGAAAATACAGATCAGATACGGAGAAAGGCATGTCAAAGCAAAGCTTCGTGTTTCCGATCAGGTGCATGAATATATAGACGGAATAAAAGTGGTAAAAGCCTTTAATTTAGGCGGAGAAAAATTTGCGGCTCTGGATAGGGCAATGCATAATTTTATGAAAGAATCAATAATATTCGAGGGAATTACAGGAACGATTGTCACGACAGCAGTAGTATTTTTACAGACAGGAATAGGAATAGTAGTATTTACAGGCACAAATCTGCTTTTGAGCGGAAGTATACCGATAATTTCATATATATTGTTTATTCTGATAAGTGTAAAAATTTATTCTCCGCTTGTAACAGTACTGACATTATCTGCTTCGCTGAACTATTTTATGGTTGCTACCAAAAGAATGCAGACATTGCGTAATGAAAAAGAGATGCTGGGAAGAAGTGACATAAATATAGAAAATTTTGATTTCAAACTGGAAAATGTTTCTTTTGCCTATAATGCCGATGAGGTAATAAGTGATTTTTCCGCTCATATAAAACAAGGTGAGGTAACGGCTCTGGTAGGACCGTCAGGAAGCGGTAAAAGTACAATTTCACATCTGCTGGCAAGGTTTTGGGATGTCAGCAGGGGAAGAATTACTCTCGGCGGAACAGATATAAAAGAAATAGAGCCTGAGAAGCTTATGACCTATATGTCGTTTGTATTTCAGGATGTAGTATTGTTTAATGACAGTGTTTATAACAATATAAAGATAGGAAATATAAATGCTTCAAAGGAAGAAATCATAGAGGCTGCCAAAAGGGCAAGGTGCCATGAATTTATTATGGAAATGCCGGAAGGATATGATACTGTAATTGGAGAAAACGGCGGAACGCTCTCGGGCGGTGAGAGACAGAGAATTTCCATAGCAAGGGCAATTTTGAAAAATGCTCCGGTAATACTGCTGGACGAGGCAACATCATCACTGGATCCCGAAAATGAAGTGGAGATACAGACAGCACTGTCGGAGCTGGTAAAGGAGAAAACAGTGGTGGTAATAGCACACAGACTCCGTACAGTGGTAAATGCCGATCAGATACTTGTCCTAAAGGACGGGAAGCTGGAAGAATCAGGGACACATGAAAAATTAATGGAGAAAAACGGATTATACAGACAGCTTTATCAGATACAGCAGGAGAGTTCAGAGTGGAAGTTCAGATAA
- a CDS encoding ABC transporter ATP-binding protein: MENEKATGMKRLWELATVEKGLVYISCVLSVLSTLASFIPFAAVYFIIKELFDASGNVAGIDGIKMINYGWLAFIGVFMTVFLNFAGLCCSHIAAFKTLYKLRLQFITHLAKLPLGFHSTNSVGRMRKIIDENIEKLEVFIAHQLPDMAGSFSAPVILLIFLFLFDFRLGLASLIPVVLAYYVQTRSFGKTKANKFMKLYQDALEEMNSASVEYIRGIYIIKAFNQTVFSFKKFRETIKIYTKFCLEYTNNFRQIMTLFFVLINNVYLFLIPAGLLIFSKTNEKRSFAMTFIFYLILSGSFSSLFMKLMYVSSMSSEIVDGIERMDKITDIRPLPEAASPKSINGYDIAFENVSFSYNDSKENEALSSVSFKAKQGEITALVGASGSGKSTIGHLTARFFDVSEGRITIDNVDIRDIASEELMKNISFVFQDIFLFKQSISENILMGNKTAGMDEVIKAAKAAQCHDFIMELPMKYDTVIGTKSIHLSGGERQRIALARAVLKDAPVIILDEATAFSDPENEMKIQNALGELIKNKTALIIAHRLSTIQNADNIIVMDKGKITEEGKHGELMEKEGKYYKMWENYTKALSWHLVEEGDQ, translated from the coding sequence ATGGAAAATGAAAAAGCAACAGGAATGAAAAGACTGTGGGAACTGGCAACTGTTGAAAAAGGACTGGTGTATATATCCTGTGTTTTATCGGTATTATCTACGCTTGCTTCCTTTATACCTTTTGCTGCAGTTTATTTCATCATAAAAGAGCTGTTTGATGCATCAGGAAATGTAGCTGGAATAGACGGTATTAAGATGATTAATTACGGCTGGCTTGCATTTATCGGAGTTTTTATGACAGTATTCCTGAATTTTGCAGGATTATGCTGTTCACATATAGCTGCATTTAAAACCTTGTATAAATTAAGGCTTCAGTTTATAACACATCTTGCGAAGCTGCCCTTGGGATTTCATTCAACGAATTCTGTGGGAAGAATGAGGAAGATAATAGATGAAAATATTGAGAAACTGGAAGTATTCATAGCACACCAGCTGCCGGATATGGCAGGTTCATTTTCGGCACCTGTAATTCTGCTTATATTCTTGTTTCTCTTTGATTTTCGGCTGGGACTGGCGTCGCTGATCCCGGTAGTACTTGCTTATTACGTACAGACAAGATCATTCGGGAAAACGAAAGCAAATAAATTTATGAAGCTTTATCAGGATGCCCTTGAGGAAATGAACAGTGCTTCAGTGGAATATATAAGAGGAATTTATATAATAAAGGCTTTTAACCAGACTGTATTTTCGTTCAAAAAATTTCGTGAAACAATAAAAATCTATACGAAATTTTGTCTGGAATACACTAATAATTTCAGGCAGATAATGACGTTATTTTTTGTATTGATTAATAATGTATATCTTTTTCTGATACCTGCCGGACTGCTTATTTTTTCAAAAACCAATGAGAAGAGAAGCTTTGCCATGACATTTATATTTTATCTGATATTGTCAGGATCATTTTCTTCACTGTTTATGAAATTAATGTATGTATCGTCAATGAGCTCGGAAATAGTCGACGGTATTGAAAGAATGGACAAAATAACAGATATAAGACCGCTCCCGGAAGCTGCAAGTCCGAAATCAATAAACGGATATGACATTGCTTTTGAAAATGTAAGTTTTTCATATAATGATTCCAAAGAAAATGAAGCATTAAGCTCTGTTTCTTTCAAAGCGAAGCAGGGGGAGATAACAGCACTTGTAGGTGCCTCAGGAAGCGGGAAAAGTACAATAGGGCATTTGACAGCAAGATTCTTTGACGTGTCGGAAGGAAGGATTACTATAGATAATGTGGATATTCGTGATATTGCTTCGGAAGAGCTGATGAAGAATATAAGCTTTGTATTTCAGGATATATTTTTATTTAAACAGAGTATTTCCGAAAATATTCTTATGGGAAATAAAACAGCCGGTATGGATGAGGTCATAAAAGCTGCCAAAGCAGCACAATGTCATGATTTCATTATGGAGCTGCCGATGAAATACGATACTGTTATAGGAACCAAAAGCATTCATCTTTCAGGGGGAGAACGTCAGAGGATAGCACTGGCAAGGGCTGTTTTGAAAGATGCACCTGTAATTATTCTGGATGAAGCTACTGCTTTTTCAGATCCGGAAAATGAGATGAAGATACAAAATGCTCTCGGAGAACTGATAAAAAATAAAACAGCCTTGATTATTGCACACAGGCTTTCCACGATACAGAATGCCGATAATATAATAGTTATGGATAAAGGAAAAATAACGGAAGAGGGTAAACACGGGGAACTAATGGAAAAAGAAGGGAAATATTATAAGATGTGGGAAAATTATACAAAGGCTCTGTCATGGCATCTTGTGGAAGAGGGTGATCAATAA